A region of Dermochelys coriacea isolate rDerCor1 chromosome 1, rDerCor1.pri.v4, whole genome shotgun sequence DNA encodes the following proteins:
- the UCN3 gene encoding urocortin-3 gives MSPTRLLLLLLIVCAARTGLSLKLYKAESRFRCLNAALSEAEKSRPEESALLDKRSFDSLPGKEAPFQQEEEEEVGKEKRTFAGDARYKYLSQAQLKGKMYQNRAKTDRRTKFTLSLDVPTNIMNILFDIAKAKNLRAKAAANAHLLAQIGRRK, from the coding sequence ATGTCGCCCACccgactcctgctgctgctcctgatcGTGTGCGCCGCGCGGACGGGCCTGTCCCTCAAGCTGTACAAAGCCGAGTCCCGCTTTCGCTGCCTCAACGCCGCCCTCTCGGAGGCCGAGAAGAGCCGCCCGGAGGAGAGCGCCCTCCTGGACAAGAGGAGTTTCGACTCCCTGCCCGGGAAGGAGGCTCCCTttcagcaggaggaagaggaggaggtgggaaaggaGAAACGGACGTTCGCAGGGGACGCCCGTTACAAATACCTCTCGCAGGCGCAGCTCAAGGGGAAGATGTACCAGAACCGGGCCAAGACCGACCGGCGCAccaaattcaccctctccctcgaCGTGCCCACCAACATCATGAACATCCTCTTCGACATCGCCAAGGCCAAGAACTTGCGGGCAAAGGCCGCCGCCAACGCCCACTTGCTGGCTCAGATCGGGCGGCGGAAGTGA